One Pseudomonadales bacterium genomic region harbors:
- the hflX gene encoding GTPase HflX, whose protein sequence is MFFERPQSGEKAVLVHLELSDEEEQEDIFEFQELAKSAGAFAVNLMSAKLSHPNAKYFVGTGKVDEIRQSARAHDAELVLFNHGLTPSQERNLERELQCRVLDRTGLILDIFAQRARTHEGKLQVELAQLQYMSTRLIRGWTHLERQKGGIGLRGPGETQLETDRRLLRARIKSIGLKLDKVRRQRNQGRQARKRAEVATASLVGYTNAGKSTLFNRMTAANVFAKDQLFATLDPTFRRVEVEGIGSVILADTVGFIRHLPHKLVEAFQATLQETSEATLLLHVVDAADENREKNIEQVNFVLSEIQAEAVPRLMVYNKIDQLAGFEPRIDRDETGRPWRVWLSAQTGAGIDLLMQALTEKLADNLVSQELKILSNNGRLRAEFYRQGAVLKESITEQGDYLIQVRLPKQDLDRILARN, encoded by the coding sequence TTGTTTTTTGAACGTCCGCAAAGTGGTGAAAAAGCTGTTCTGGTTCATTTAGAGTTATCTGATGAAGAGGAGCAGGAAGATATTTTTGAATTTCAAGAACTTGCAAAATCGGCCGGAGCCTTCGCGGTTAATCTAATGTCCGCGAAGCTGTCACATCCTAATGCGAAATACTTTGTGGGCACCGGTAAGGTTGATGAAATTCGTCAATCAGCACGTGCCCACGACGCTGAGTTGGTTCTATTCAATCATGGTCTGACCCCTAGCCAGGAGAGAAATCTGGAACGGGAGCTTCAGTGCAGGGTGCTGGACAGAACCGGTCTCATTCTCGATATCTTTGCGCAGCGAGCACGTACTCACGAAGGAAAATTACAGGTTGAGCTGGCGCAGTTGCAATATATGTCGACTCGTTTGATTCGAGGCTGGACGCACCTTGAGCGTCAAAAGGGTGGTATCGGCTTGCGTGGACCGGGTGAAACGCAGCTCGAAACTGACCGTCGTTTACTGAGGGCACGTATTAAATCCATCGGTTTAAAATTAGACAAGGTTCGAAGGCAGCGCAACCAAGGCAGGCAGGCGCGTAAGCGGGCAGAAGTTGCTACGGCTTCGTTGGTGGGCTATACCAATGCTGGGAAATCGACACTTTTTAACCGCATGACTGCTGCCAACGTCTTTGCCAAGGATCAGTTATTTGCGACATTGGATCCAACCTTTCGACGTGTTGAAGTTGAGGGTATTGGTTCCGTCATTTTGGCAGATACGGTTGGTTTTATTCGGCACCTACCGCACAAATTGGTGGAAGCTTTTCAGGCAACTTTGCAGGAAACGAGCGAGGCAACTTTGCTCCTGCATGTGGTTGATGCGGCAGACGAGAATCGAGAAAAAAATATTGAACAAGTGAATTTTGTATTGAGCGAGATTCAAGCGGAAGCTGTACCTCGGTTAATGGTCTATAACAAAATTGACCAGCTGGCTGGGTTTGAACCGCGCATCGACCGCGATGAGACCGGTCGCCCATGGCGAGTTTGGCTGTCGGCACAAACGGGAGCCGGTATTGATCTTCTAATGCAGGCGCTCACGGAAAAGCTGGCGGATAACCTCGTGTCCCAAGAGCTGAAAATTTTATCCAATAATGGTCGTTTGCGTGCGGAGTTTTATCGACAGGGAGCCGTGTTAAAGGAATCTATCACGGAGCAGGGCGACTATCTGATTCAAGTACGTTTGCCAAAACAGGATTTAGATAGGATTTTGGCGCGCAATTAG
- the hfq gene encoding RNA chaperone Hfq — protein sequence MSKGHTLQDPFLNALRKERVQVSIFLVNGIKLQGQIESFDQFVILLKNSVSQMVYKHAISTVVPARNVQIPMTEPGS from the coding sequence ATGTCAAAGGGGCATACATTACAAGACCCTTTTTTGAACGCTTTGCGGAAAGAACGGGTACAGGTTTCTATATTTTTGGTGAATGGCATCAAGTTGCAAGGGCAGATTGAATCTTTTGATCAATTTGTTATTTTGTTAAAGAATTCCGTTAGCCAAATGGTCTACAAACATGCTATTTCGACCGTCGTGCCGGCACGTAATGTGCAGATTCCAATGACGGAACCGGGTAGCTAA
- the miaA gene encoding tRNA (adenosine(37)-N6)-dimethylallyltransferase MiaA, with translation MAQKKLALCLMGPTASGKTDLAIALTRHLPCDIISVDSSLVYRGMDIGTAKPDADTLKRAPHRLLDIRDPSEPYSAAEFRRDALVEMESIWQAGRIPLLVGGTMLYFKVLRDGIAPMPSADQAVRERIQAQADEMGWDVLHQQLTQCDPVAAQKIHPNNPQRLMRALEVYELTGKPMSEHWQQQVDQGQHETASAYELCFFAIAPQQRAELHRRIEARFKLMLEKGLVDEVKALYKRGDLNSSMPALRAVGYRQVWAYLDSELTYDEMEQKAIVATRQLAKRQLTWLRSWPDLIRLDSGSENLMDVVLKNAVLSQYIIG, from the coding sequence ATGGCGCAAAAAAAATTGGCGCTCTGTTTGATGGGCCCGACCGCCTCCGGCAAAACCGATCTTGCTATTGCGTTAACCCGGCACCTGCCTTGCGATATTATCAGCGTTGACTCAAGCTTGGTTTATCGGGGTATGGATATAGGTACAGCTAAACCCGATGCGGATACCTTAAAGCGGGCACCGCACCGGCTGCTTGATATCAGAGACCCGAGCGAGCCCTATTCGGCTGCAGAGTTTCGTCGGGATGCGTTAGTGGAAATGGAGAGCATCTGGCAAGCAGGCCGTATTCCCTTGCTGGTTGGCGGTACTATGCTCTATTTTAAAGTGCTGCGTGATGGCATTGCACCGATGCCAAGCGCAGATCAGGCTGTGCGCGAGAGAATCCAAGCCCAGGCTGACGAGATGGGCTGGGACGTGTTGCACCAGCAGTTGACCCAATGTGACCCCGTTGCTGCCCAAAAGATTCACCCGAATAACCCGCAACGCTTAATGCGCGCGCTGGAAGTCTATGAACTGACAGGTAAGCCAATGAGTGAGCATTGGCAGCAGCAGGTGGATCAAGGTCAGCACGAAACCGCCTCAGCCTATGAGCTCTGTTTTTTTGCGATCGCGCCACAGCAAAGAGCTGAACTGCATCGCCGGATAGAAGCGCGATTTAAACTGATGCTCGAGAAAGGGTTGGTGGATGAAGTGAAAGCGCTTTATAAAAGAGGTGATTTAAACTCGTCCATGCCAGCGTTAAGAGCGGTAGGTTATCGTCAAGTATGGGCGTATCTGGACAGTGAGTTGACCTATGATGAGATGGAACAAAAGGCGATTGTGGCGACCAGGCAGCTCGCCAAGCGCCAATTAACCTGGCTGCGTAGCTGGCCGGATTTGATCCGGTTGGACTCTGGCTCGGAAAATTTAATGGACGTAGTCTTGAAAAATGCTGTTTTATCACAATATATCATTGGCTAA
- the mutL gene encoding DNA mismatch repair endonuclease MutL, whose product MSRIKLLSPRLANQIAAGEVVERPSSVIKELLENALDANATQVEIDVDQGGARLIRVRDNGQGIEKDDLPLALSRHATSKIEKLEDLERVCSLGFRGEALASIASVARVTLTANTQDQEQAWKVECAGQEMEAHVSPAAHPVGCTVEVRDLFFNTPARRKFLRTENTEFRHLEEVIKRIALSRFDVGFQLRHNQRVVHALKSASHEQDRERRVMTLCGTAFMENALHIDVEGGGVRLHGWVGLPTFSRSQADLQYFFVNGRVVRDKLVTHAVRQAYQDVLYHGRHPTYILYLEVDAALVDVNVHPTKSEVRFRDGRLVHDFLFSNLHRALADTRPGADGDNPKQIAVSAELGRAPVAAQSGMPLSSRGFSFKPSSQQVREQMASYQSLSQTVDEMALQTEGQWPRAFADEVEASDALPLGFALAQLQGVYILAQNQQGMVVVDMHAAHERITYEKMKHSFAEHGVKAQPLLVPVSIAVSEGEANCADDNAAVFAQLGFVVERAGPETLLVRQIPMLLCESNVEQLVRDVLSDLLAHGQSARIQEHINEILSTMACHGSVRANRKLTVPEMNALLREMEQTERSGQCNHGRPTWTQLSMADLDKLFLRGR is encoded by the coding sequence ATGTCACGTATCAAACTACTCTCTCCACGTTTAGCCAATCAAATTGCCGCCGGTGAGGTGGTGGAGCGGCCCTCGTCGGTTATTAAAGAGCTTCTGGAAAATGCTTTGGATGCCAATGCGACACAGGTGGAGATTGATGTTGATCAGGGCGGTGCGCGGTTAATTCGGGTGCGCGACAACGGGCAAGGTATTGAGAAGGATGATTTGCCGCTCGCGCTGAGTCGCCATGCCACCAGCAAAATTGAGAAGTTGGAGGATTTGGAACGGGTTTGCAGTCTGGGGTTTCGGGGCGAGGCTTTGGCGAGTATTGCCTCGGTGGCGCGAGTCACCCTGACCGCCAACACCCAAGATCAGGAGCAGGCGTGGAAAGTGGAGTGTGCCGGCCAGGAGATGGAGGCGCATGTCAGCCCGGCGGCGCATCCGGTGGGCTGTACGGTGGAGGTGCGGGATTTATTTTTTAACACGCCCGCCCGGCGTAAATTTCTGCGCACCGAAAATACCGAGTTCCGGCATCTGGAGGAGGTGATCAAGCGCATTGCCCTCAGTCGCTTCGATGTCGGATTTCAGCTGCGTCATAATCAACGAGTGGTGCATGCCTTAAAATCCGCCAGTCACGAACAGGATCGGGAGCGTCGGGTGATGACGCTCTGTGGCACGGCATTTATGGAAAACGCGTTACATATCGATGTTGAGGGTGGCGGTGTTAGGCTGCACGGCTGGGTCGGCTTACCGACCTTTTCACGCAGTCAGGCGGATTTGCAATATTTCTTTGTTAACGGCCGCGTGGTGCGCGATAAGTTGGTGACGCACGCGGTGCGTCAAGCCTACCAGGACGTGCTTTACCATGGTCGCCATCCGACCTACATCCTTTATCTCGAAGTGGATGCTGCTTTGGTGGATGTTAACGTGCATCCGACTAAAAGCGAAGTGCGATTTCGTGATGGTCGCTTGGTGCACGATTTCCTGTTTAGCAATTTGCACCGGGCCTTGGCGGATACCCGTCCGGGTGCCGACGGCGATAATCCAAAGCAAATAGCGGTGAGCGCTGAGCTTGGTCGTGCGCCTGTCGCAGCGCAATCTGGCATGCCGCTCTCTTCGCGGGGGTTTAGTTTTAAGCCGAGCAGCCAGCAGGTGCGCGAGCAGATGGCAAGTTACCAGAGTCTGTCGCAAACGGTTGATGAGATGGCGCTGCAGACTGAAGGTCAATGGCCGCGAGCCTTTGCTGATGAAGTAGAGGCTAGTGACGCACTGCCGCTCGGATTCGCATTGGCACAGTTACAGGGCGTGTATATTCTGGCGCAAAATCAGCAGGGTATGGTCGTAGTGGATATGCATGCGGCGCATGAACGTATTACCTATGAAAAGATGAAACATAGTTTTGCCGAGCATGGCGTCAAGGCGCAGCCTTTGCTGGTGCCAGTGTCGATTGCGGTGAGTGAGGGTGAGGCGAACTGTGCGGACGATAATGCAGCGGTGTTTGCGCAGCTGGGGTTTGTGGTTGAGCGAGCCGGGCCGGAAACATTACTGGTGAGGCAAATTCCGATGCTGCTATGCGAGTCGAATGTTGAGCAGTTGGTGCGTGATGTATTGTCCGATCTACTCGCACACGGACAGAGTGCGCGTATTCAAGAGCATATTAACGAGATATTGAGCACTATGGCCTGTCACGGATCAGTGCGAGCTAACCGTAAATTAACTGTGCCGGAAATGAACGCCTTGCTGCGTGAGATGGAACAGACTGAGCGCAGCGGGCAATGCAATCATGGTCGTCCGACCTGGACACAGTTGAGTATGGCTGATCTCGACAAGCTATTTTTGCGAGGGCGCTAA
- a CDS encoding N-acetylmuramoyl-L-alanine amidase, which yields MRLAVIILMSFILVFVPPVGAATRIDSVRVWPAPDHTRIVFDVSGDVEHKIFTMGNPDRLVIDIKNTVSKTNLRALELPPELIKGVRQAARNQTDLRVVFDLNSKIKPSSFVLPPNSQYGNRLVIDLYPAAQTVQTAEKGKPVVTKRLSEKRQVVIAIDPGHGGEDPGAIGPKGIREKVVVMAIAKELAAIFKSQAGYQPVLVRGGDYYVGLRQRTILAREHKADMMISIHADAFKSPQANGASVYALSKRGATSEAARWLADSENSADLIGGVGGVSLSDKDDVLAGVLVDLSMTASLRSSVAAGSEVVRELGKVTRLHKKQLEQAGFVVLKSPDIPSILVETGFISNPKEAEKLNNPSHQRALARAIYNGVQGYFSENPPPGTYLAWQLEQQKNIREYRIARGDTLSDIASRHRVSTRQLKSVNGLKSDQIQVGQVLQIPAS from the coding sequence ATGCGGTTAGCCGTCATTATTCTAATGAGTTTTATTCTGGTTTTTGTTCCTCCCGTAGGCGCGGCGACCAGAATTGATAGCGTACGTGTTTGGCCTGCGCCTGATCATACCCGCATCGTGTTTGATGTCTCCGGTGACGTCGAGCACAAAATCTTTACCATGGGCAATCCAGATCGTTTAGTTATTGATATTAAAAACACCGTCAGCAAAACTAATTTACGCGCCCTAGAGTTGCCGCCCGAGTTAATCAAAGGTGTGCGTCAGGCAGCGCGCAACCAAACTGACTTGCGCGTTGTATTTGATCTAAACAGCAAAATTAAGCCCAGCAGTTTTGTGCTGCCGCCGAACAGTCAATATGGTAACCGACTGGTGATCGACCTTTACCCCGCTGCGCAAACAGTGCAAACAGCGGAAAAGGGAAAGCCCGTAGTAACCAAGCGGTTGTCAGAGAAGCGTCAAGTAGTGATTGCCATCGATCCCGGTCATGGTGGGGAGGATCCTGGCGCTATTGGGCCAAAGGGTATTCGCGAAAAAGTGGTGGTGATGGCTATTGCGAAAGAGCTTGCTGCGATATTTAAAAGTCAAGCAGGCTACCAGCCCGTGCTGGTGCGTGGCGGTGATTATTATGTCGGCCTGCGGCAACGTACTATATTAGCGCGAGAACACAAAGCTGACATGATGATATCCATTCATGCTGATGCCTTTAAAAGCCCGCAGGCGAATGGTGCTTCTGTCTATGCATTATCGAAACGAGGGGCAACTAGTGAAGCCGCACGTTGGCTGGCTGATTCGGAAAATAGCGCCGACTTGATCGGTGGCGTCGGTGGTGTCAGTCTGAGCGATAAGGATGATGTGTTGGCGGGTGTACTGGTAGATTTGTCCATGACCGCCAGCTTACGTTCCAGTGTCGCTGCGGGTTCGGAAGTAGTGAGGGAGCTGGGTAAAGTCACCCGCCTGCACAAAAAACAATTGGAGCAGGCTGGTTTTGTGGTGCTTAAATCACCAGATATTCCCTCAATACTAGTGGAGACAGGTTTTATTTCCAACCCGAAGGAAGCTGAAAAATTAAATAATCCCTCACACCAAAGGGCGCTAGCGCGCGCTATTTATAATGGTGTGCAAGGATATTTTTCCGAAAACCCGCCGCCGGGAACCTATCTGGCCTGGCAGTTGGAACAGCAGAAAAATATTAGAGAATACCGCATTGCCAGGGGCGATACCCTGTCAGATATCGCCAGTCGCCATCGGGTATCTACGCGGCAGTTGAAATCGGTTAACGGGCTCAAGTCCGACCAGATTCAAGTGGGACAGGTACTTCAGATTCCGGCATCTTAA
- the tsaE gene encoding tRNA (adenosine(37)-N6)-threonylcarbamoyltransferase complex ATPase subunit type 1 TsaE, which translates to MTAFGKRVADLIELGTVVFLRGDLGVGKTTLCRSIIHALGYVGRVKSPTYTLVEPYQLDIGVVYHFDLYRLAEPSELEYIGYRDYFNQGSICLVEWPERGADFLTLPDVDIDIQADDEQRKLVLTAAGECGERLLSSLKLV; encoded by the coding sequence ATGACCGCCTTCGGCAAGCGCGTCGCTGATCTTATCGAACTCGGAACAGTGGTCTTTTTGCGTGGTGATCTGGGGGTGGGGAAAACGACGCTATGCCGTAGTATTATTCATGCACTGGGTTATGTGGGGCGTGTGAAGAGTCCGACTTATACGCTGGTAGAGCCTTACCAACTGGACATTGGCGTCGTTTATCATTTTGATTTATATCGCCTTGCGGAACCCTCTGAGTTGGAGTATATCGGATATCGGGACTACTTTAACCAAGGCTCTATTTGTCTGGTTGAATGGCCAGAGCGCGGTGCAGATTTTTTGACACTACCGGATGTGGATATTGACATTCAAGCGGATGATGAGCAGCGAAAGTTGGTGCTTACCGCTGCCGGTGAGTGTGGCGAACGACTATTAAGCAGCTTAAAACTAGTTTAA
- a CDS encoding NAD(P)H-hydrate dehydratase: protein MSKNYNLPTQLYSAQQVRELDRCAIEDFQIPGIRLMRRAGQAAFDQLQRRWPSVKSISVWCGSGNNGGDGYVIAGLACRQGFTVQLVQVGAESKLRGDAKLACDWARQEGVEFSTFDASCRAKGEIIVDALLGTGLSGEVLGDYAQAISVITGTDTPVLAVDIPSGLCSDTGAVLGQAVTADMTITFIGVKQGLLTGAGPAHCGDLVFDDLAVPAEVFERVNASAQRIDADVLASWLPARARNAHKGDFGRALVVGGDLGTGGAALMAAQASGRVGAGLVNLATRPEHLAAVLARCPEVMAHGVNSGQDLEPLLEGMDVIVIGPGLGQHAWSEQMLRVVLASECQLVVDADALNLISAGAVNHHQRVNWLLTPHPGEAARLLGCAVKTVQNDRFAAIRELQHQYGGTVILKGAGSLVCDGDDAALALCSAGNPGMASGGMGDVLSGILGGLLAQGFSLSQAAQLGVSLHAAAADKAAQAGERGMLATDLLPYLRQLVNPI, encoded by the coding sequence ATGAGCAAAAATTATAATCTGCCCACTCAGCTTTATAGCGCACAGCAGGTGCGAGAATTGGATCGTTGCGCGATTGAGGATTTTCAAATCCCTGGTATCCGTTTGATGCGCCGAGCTGGGCAGGCGGCCTTTGATCAGTTACAGAGGCGTTGGCCAAGCGTGAAGTCGATCAGTGTCTGGTGTGGTTCCGGGAATAATGGTGGTGATGGTTACGTCATTGCTGGTCTCGCCTGTCGGCAGGGTTTTACGGTTCAGCTGGTTCAGGTTGGGGCGGAAAGTAAATTACGAGGTGACGCGAAACTCGCCTGTGACTGGGCGCGACAGGAAGGAGTTGAGTTCTCCACGTTTGATGCGTCTTGTAGGGCTAAGGGAGAAATTATCGTCGATGCTCTACTGGGTACTGGTTTATCCGGAGAGGTGCTGGGGGATTATGCGCAGGCGATATCTGTGATTACTGGCACCGATACGCCTGTGTTAGCGGTAGACATCCCATCCGGACTTTGTAGTGATACTGGTGCAGTATTGGGGCAAGCGGTGACTGCCGATATGACCATCACTTTTATTGGCGTTAAACAAGGCCTACTGACAGGGGCGGGGCCGGCTCATTGCGGGGATCTAGTATTCGATGATTTGGCGGTGCCAGCTGAAGTATTTGAACGGGTCAATGCCAGCGCCCAGCGCATCGATGCCGACGTTTTAGCTAGCTGGCTACCAGCGCGCGCGCGCAACGCCCACAAGGGTGATTTCGGCCGTGCTCTGGTGGTGGGTGGTGATTTAGGTACAGGCGGTGCGGCGTTGATGGCGGCACAAGCCTCTGGCCGTGTTGGTGCTGGATTAGTGAACTTGGCCACGCGCCCGGAGCATTTGGCGGCAGTGCTGGCACGTTGCCCGGAAGTGATGGCACATGGGGTTAATTCAGGTCAGGATCTTGAGCCATTGCTGGAGGGAATGGATGTTATCGTGATTGGTCCGGGTCTTGGGCAGCACGCCTGGTCGGAGCAAATGTTGCGTGTGGTGCTCGCTTCTGAGTGCCAGTTAGTGGTGGATGCGGATGCGCTGAATCTAATTAGTGCTGGAGCAGTAAATCATCATCAGCGCGTTAATTGGCTACTAACACCGCATCCCGGTGAAGCCGCGAGACTGCTGGGGTGCGCAGTAAAAACTGTTCAGAATGATAGATTTGCCGCCATTCGTGAACTACAGCATCAGTATGGCGGTACAGTCATTCTTAAGGGTGCTGGCAGTCTTGTCTGCGATGGAGATGATGCGGCGCTGGCGCTTTGTTCGGCTGGTAATCCTGGTATGGCAAGCGGTGGCATGGGTGATGTGCTGAGCGGTATTTTGGGCGGTTTGTTGGCGCAAGGGTTTAGTCTTTCGCAAGCGGCGCAGCTGGGTGTAAGCCTGCATGCCGCAGCCGCCGATAAAGCGGCGCAGGCGGGTGAGCGTGGCATGCTGGCGACTGACTTGTTGCCGTACCTGCGTCAGCTCGTCAATCCGATTTAA
- the queG gene encoding tRNA epoxyqueuosine(34) reductase QueG, giving the protein MPAHTNNVSTMIELAANIKVWGAELGFQQVGITDVALQEHEARLNQWLANGYHGELGYMAHHGSKRSHPEELLPGTLRVISVRLDYLTTQARVSKHEQQAQNAQVSRYALGRDYHKLMRKRLAKLAEKIDAQAHQHGCRAFVDSAPVMERALAEKSGLGWIGKNTMLLNREAGSYFFLGEIFTNLALPLDEVEPKSHCGNCTACLDICPTQAFVAPYVLDARKCISYLTIELKGPIPEPLRPKVGNRIFGCDDCQTICPWNRFAQLSNEADFQPRHGLDSAQLIELFNWTEEEFLEKTAGSAIRRAGYEGWLRNIAVALGNAPPDARILNALSAKQSHSSELVREHVNWALAQHTNKHHIKPE; this is encoded by the coding sequence ATGCCGGCCCACACTAACAACGTTTCAACCATGATCGAACTCGCCGCCAACATCAAAGTCTGGGGGGCAGAACTTGGCTTTCAGCAAGTCGGTATTACCGATGTAGCGCTGCAGGAGCATGAAGCCCGGCTAAATCAATGGCTCGCCAATGGCTATCATGGCGAACTTGGCTATATGGCGCATCATGGCAGCAAACGCAGCCATCCTGAAGAATTGCTTCCCGGCACTCTGCGGGTAATCTCAGTTAGACTAGACTACCTCACTACCCAAGCAAGGGTTTCCAAACATGAACAACAGGCACAAAATGCACAGGTGTCCCGTTATGCACTGGGGCGTGATTATCATAAATTAATGCGCAAACGCCTGGCCAAACTTGCCGAAAAGATAGATGCGCAAGCCCATCAACACGGTTGTCGCGCCTTTGTCGACAGCGCACCAGTGATGGAGCGAGCATTAGCAGAAAAATCCGGCCTAGGCTGGATTGGCAAAAACACCATGCTCCTTAACCGTGAAGCCGGTTCGTATTTTTTTCTCGGTGAAATTTTTACCAACCTGGCACTACCTCTAGATGAGGTTGAACCCAAAAGTCATTGCGGCAATTGCACAGCCTGCCTGGATATTTGCCCGACACAAGCCTTTGTAGCCCCCTACGTTTTAGATGCCCGCAAGTGCATTTCTTACCTAACAATCGAATTGAAAGGGCCGATCCCGGAACCCTTAAGACCCAAGGTCGGCAATCGTATATTCGGTTGCGATGATTGCCAAACCATCTGTCCCTGGAATCGCTTCGCTCAGCTTTCCAACGAAGCGGACTTCCAGCCAAGACACGGGCTGGATAGCGCACAGCTAATCGAGCTATTTAACTGGACTGAAGAAGAATTCTTGGAGAAAACCGCAGGCTCGGCTATTCGCCGTGCAGGCTACGAAGGTTGGCTTAGGAATATTGCGGTGGCGCTTGGTAACGCGCCACCTGACGCCCGTATCCTCAATGCGCTAAGCGCCAAGCAAAGCCACAGCTCGGAACTAGTAAGAGAGCATGTCAATTGGGCGCTAGCTCAACACACCAACAAGCACCACATTAAACCTGAATAA
- the orn gene encoding oligoribonuclease has protein sequence MSQQENLVWIDLEMTGLSPEQDTIIEIATIVTNSDLEILSEGPVFAIHQAPEIMQAMDEWNTRQHGQSGLTERVRQSKISMSEAEQETIRFLSRYVESGQSPMCGNSICQDRRFLARYMPQLESFFHYRNLDVSSVKELAKRWRPDIFASLKKKGAHLALDDIKDSIAELAHYRTHFFIDQQT, from the coding sequence ATGTCTCAGCAAGAAAACCTGGTATGGATTGACTTGGAAATGACGGGTTTAAGCCCCGAGCAAGATACCATAATAGAGATTGCCACCATAGTCACCAATTCAGATTTAGAGATTCTCTCCGAAGGACCAGTTTTCGCTATTCATCAAGCGCCGGAAATCATGCAGGCAATGGATGAGTGGAATACCCGGCAGCACGGCCAATCCGGTTTGACTGAAAGGGTCAGACAGAGCAAAATCAGTATGAGTGAGGCAGAGCAGGAAACGATCCGGTTTTTATCGCGATATGTTGAGTCTGGACAGTCGCCAATGTGCGGCAACAGTATTTGTCAGGATAGACGTTTTCTGGCTAGGTACATGCCACAGTTGGAGAGTTTTTTTCATTATCGCAATCTGGATGTGAGCTCGGTGAAGGAACTGGCCAAACGGTGGCGACCGGATATTTTCGCCAGCCTCAAGAAAAAAGGCGCACACTTAGCGCTGGACGATATTAAGGATTCGATTGCGGAGCTGGCTCATTACCGCACTCACTTTTTTATCGATCAGCAGACTTAA
- the rsgA gene encoding small ribosomal subunit biogenesis GTPase RsgA, whose amino-acid sequence MAKRHLTRRQLWRIKKVQDERIKRSEAWNATLDQKLEANQLGPERPGLVIAHYGMQVEVEALDGESGGAGFRCHFRTNLEAIVTGDRVIWRAIDEKVGVIVARSERQSELARPDANGLLRPIAANIDQIFIVISTQPLTPLGLIDRYLIAAESASIAPLILANKADLLQGAEKELMQDIIKLYESIGYTCITTSTKSEAGLTALTQNLTGHTSIFVGQSGVGKSSLVNAILPDANLRTATLSHATGKGTHTTTTAYLYHLPSGGNIIDSPGIREFGLGHIDEQTLAEGFIEFRPYLGHCKFRDCKHLKEPDCALQQAVAEGRIDPRRMASFHSIANTV is encoded by the coding sequence ATGGCTAAAAGGCATTTAACTCGACGCCAACTTTGGCGCATCAAAAAAGTTCAGGACGAACGCATTAAGCGTTCCGAAGCTTGGAATGCCACTCTTGATCAAAAGCTAGAAGCCAATCAACTTGGCCCCGAAAGGCCCGGTTTAGTCATTGCTCATTATGGCATGCAAGTTGAAGTCGAAGCATTAGACGGCGAGTCAGGTGGTGCTGGTTTTCGTTGTCATTTTCGTACCAACCTTGAGGCTATCGTAACGGGCGACCGGGTAATATGGCGTGCAATCGACGAAAAAGTCGGCGTTATCGTCGCTAGATCAGAGCGCCAATCCGAACTTGCTCGTCCCGATGCCAATGGTTTGCTGCGCCCCATCGCCGCCAATATCGATCAAATATTTATTGTTATCTCCACCCAACCCTTAACACCACTCGGGTTAATTGATCGTTATTTGATTGCTGCCGAATCGGCTTCTATTGCGCCGCTGATCCTGGCAAACAAGGCTGACCTTTTACAGGGCGCCGAAAAAGAACTGATGCAGGATATCATCAAGCTTTACGAGAGTATCGGCTATACCTGCATAACAACCTCAACAAAAAGCGAAGCAGGATTAACTGCGCTAACCCAAAACCTAACAGGGCATACCAGCATTTTTGTTGGGCAATCCGGGGTAGGAAAGTCCTCATTAGTCAATGCAATTTTACCTGATGCCAACTTGCGTACCGCGACACTGTCCCACGCCACCGGCAAAGGTACCCACACAACTACCACTGCTTACCTTTATCACTTACCATCGGGCGGCAACATTATCGACTCTCCCGGCATTCGTGAGTTCGGGTTAGGCCATATTGACGAGCAAACGCTGGCAGAGGGGTTTATTGAGTTTCGCCCTTATTTAGGACATTGCAAATTCCGTGATTGCAAGCATCTTAAAGAGCCGGACTGTGCACTTCAGCAAGCAGTGGCAGAAGGCCGCATCGACCCCCGACGAATGGCCAGCTTTCATAGCATTGCAAACACCGTGTAG